GCGCTTGAAGCCGCACCAACGCAGGAAAAGGAGGACGATGGGGAGGAGCGTCGGTAGGCAGGCGGagacgatgccggcggaCATTTCGATGGCAGTCCATCCGACGGTCGGGGCGAGCGTGTATGTCGGGTCTGTGTTGGTGTATGTGAAGAGGACGCTCGTTCGGTAGGCAGAAGCAAAGACGACACTATAAAAACTTTAGCACGGTGGCCGGTAGCTTGGAGGATCGAGTTGGGTTATGGCTCACAAGAATCCCAGACAGAACGCCAGAGTAAGACCAATCTTCTCCGTCTTGCGCAATTGCAGGCTCCAGATCTGCGGTAGCGGCATAAGAAGGATTATGAGATCGGTCAGGATTGTGGAGGCAGCATTGGCAATCCATGTGCCAACTTGGTTGATGCAGTGTCCCGGGATATCCTGGTACCAGAGCTTCTGGACGGGTACAcagatgaagatgaagagAAAGGTGATGCAGAGCACCCACGCCCAGACGAACGCGCCGACTATCCATGCCATCCTCTTAAAGTATGGAAGATGGAATATGCGGTAGTACATGAGCAACAGCGCTGTCTTGGTCCAGCCGAGATTCCACGCATAGAGAacctccgcgacgacgagccatTTGGCCATCATGACGATGGACCCGGGCTCGACTTTGTCAGCGTGAATGCCCATCCCCGCCGAGTACATGGCGAAGATGAAACCGACGACCACAATGTTCCAGCACTGCATCCAATGTTGTTAGGCTTCTCTTCGGCTTTTGACTCGCCAGCTTTCACAGAGCTTACCAGCGAGAAGACGATCATCCCGTCGTCCAACCAGAGTGGCTGGTGCTTCAACTTCCGACTCAAAATTCGCAGGCTGACAGCAACCACTGCCAGTGTAGTTACCGAAGCAACAACTTGAACAGTCCATGGCTGCAGGTTGTCCGGATCGAAACCTGGGAGGCCTGGAAGCGGCGATTTTTCGCTTGAGGCCATGGTCGCTTGCTGCCCAAGAGGCTGTGGCAACGTCGCAACATCGGAACACCAAGGGGGCGGCCAAGACGAGTGCTTAAAAGTTGAGGGCCGTCCTTCAGCAGACACATCAGGGGAACTCTGCGAGCTTGCCTTGGCAGGGGGAACAAGACGATCGGCAGTCCCTAATGGCTCATGAGCATCAACTTGCAAATGCCAACTTTCAACCAAACCATCTTCCAACGGCCTTGATGCCGGGGGAAAAAAGCGGTAGTGCCGGCAGATGGAGCCGCCCTAAATCCCTTTTGCGCGGGCGACATGGCTGATAGCCGGCGCTGCCAGGGGTTTGACGCCCCCTACCTGCCTATGCATCGTTGTCGACCCTCATAGGTTATTATTACTAGTTGTCCATGATCCTCGGGGAACCACTTAGCGCAGCCGGGTCCCTTGCAAGTGTGCATTACTAGTTAATAAGAGTCGCTGTCAAGTGGCAAGCGGGGTAGCCGGACACAGCGACCATGATAGGGAATGCCAGCCGAGGGGAATTCTGCAACGGCTATTTGCTAAGAGGGATGCCTGCTGCTCTGAACAAGATGTTGACCGACGACTTGCCCTTGGTCCGCGTGTTGTGTGCCTCGGTGCAACAAAACCAGCACACAGCCCACAGTTCACCTAGAAGTCGGCTCCTCTGTTGCATTACCTCTGCTTCACGACGAAGACGTCATATTGATTTTGTTAACCAACACTTCAAAGGAGGAAGAATTGCGCAGAATGGCTGCCACCACGACCGTCAAGGTCCCTCACCTGggtggcatcgccgccggctacCGCGTGTCGGGGGAAGGTATCAACCCTGCAAAGCCCACCGTGGTCCTCATTAACTCCATGTGCACGACCTCGTCTTTGTTCAACGTGCAATTTGAGAACAAGGCCCTCACCGATGTCGCCAacctcctcgccatcgagccccttggccatggtgccaccagctcgccgtcggaACAGTTCACCTACTGGGACACCGCAACCATGGCATTGCAGGTCATGGACGCCTTGAACGTTCCCAAGGCCTTTGCTCTTGGCACTAGCCAAGGTGGGTGGATGGTTGTCCGTATGGCGCTTCTCGCGCCAGACAGGGTATGTGCCCCCCCTTGGACCAAGTCGGGGTTTTTGAGAAGTTGCCGCGCCTGGCGGGGTTCAGGGCGGCGGTCTGCGTTCAAAGCTCCCTTCTCCTTCACGAAGGCCCAGAAGCGGCTAATTGGGGCCAGATCCTGGGCTTATTGCCCCTCGGCAGTTCAATGGATTACGAGTCTGCGGCGTCCCGCGAAAAGGGTTGCTGGGACCCGAAAACGCAACTGTCCCCTTTTTACGAAGCCTGGTCCAGCCCCGTGCCTACCCCGgacttcgtcgtcgacgaggtctgGCGCGGCATGGTCGCAAAGCTAGGATTCTCCAGCACCGTCACAGCGGAGACGCTATCGTTTTGGGACGAAACGCTCAAGGCCGTGTACTCGGGTGACGAGGGCCGGAAGAAGCTTCGCATGGCTCTCATCAACCTTCTCGAGAGGGATGGGCTCCTGCTTCGACTGCGGGACATCAAGTGCCCAGTCTACTGGCTCCACGTTTGTGCTGCCCCTCTGGCGATGGAAGGGGATTCGGCTTGCTAATTAACCTCGTCACTGCAGGGTGTGGAGGACCCGGTGTTTGGGCGGCAAGCAGTGGAAGAGCACATCAAACTGTTCACAAACGCACCCGAGGCCACGCTAGACTTTGTCGAAGGAGGCGGCCATTATCTCAACGCAACCAGCCCAGCGGAGGTGGACGCGGCCATACTCAAGATGGTGCGAAAATATGCGCCGTAGGGACGAAAGCCAGGCTCCCGGGTCCAGGCCTCATCCGGCGTAGCGAGACAATTTGAAGCGAAATAGAACATCGTcgggccatgccgcccatgacgaAGCTAAACGTGCTGTCAGATCCGTGACCTGTGTTTGCAAGCGGTACAGACGGGTGAGTGGTCGCCCAGGCGTTCACGCGTGCTGCCAAATGCCGTCAAGTCTGTCCAGTGCAGGGGAGTCTGGAGCCAAGCCACAGTAGTAGCTGCAAGTGTTGAAGATCGCTGGCGAGTAACTTAAGTATTCGCCTAAATGAAGAGATTGGCCAGGCATTCCAATCCAGGATTAAAGCAGGCAGTGTCATCAAACGGGGTCGCGATGTCACCGatgcgccaggccaggcctGACTCGAACAGTGATCGTGGGCGACAGGGAAGTGGGAGTAGGTTAGTATGTACCGGGAGTAGCCCACAGGGAGCGCTCCGCGGCCCCCAAATGGTAATTCGTGCGAGGCATTTGCGACCCCAGTCACGGCTCCCGAACGGAAGCCGAATCTTCAGGTTCAAGGGACGCCCCACTGCCTCGGTACCCGATGCATCGGGACTGCCGTGTCACGACTGCCATGCCGCATggcaggcggaggaggcggcccgTGCTGTCGATTCTCGTGGGAGTCGGGTCGTTGGTGTGTTATCGTGGCCCGTACGGCACTGCTCGCGCTGTACAGAGCAGAAGCTAAGCGGGAGGACGCAGGCTCCGCCGTGATAATAACGTTGCCCACGTCGTGATTTGGCGTGGAAGTCGAGAAAGAGGGCGAGGGGCCTGTCGCTGGATCGCGCGTTGGGTTCACCTCGCACAGGGACAGAGAGCCCACCGGCATTACCCGGCCATGCTCCTGCGAGACCATGGACGGGTAGCAAGACGATGCGCCAACAAACGATTGATGTGGCTGGCCGACCACGACGTTCTTCCTGCCCGGTGTCGCATCAGTGGCCTTAGAGCAGATCTTGCAAGCACTGGGGAAGAGGCAAGCAGCACCCTCGCGGCCCAATCCTCGTCGTAAGCCATGTTGCAATTCCTCCCAAAAGTGGGCTACTATACGTAGTACTTGGTACGGAGTACGGAGTAGTCAAAGGCAAATTGGCGTGGGTGACCTTGCACGGCATGGGCACCATGCTTTGGTCTGGAGGTTGCGGGACAGTGTGGGCGTGGTGGCGTTAGAGCCCGGATGGCTGCTGTTAGAGCGCGGGTCGAGGGAGCGGCTCGTCTAGCCGTCGGGGAGGTCCGCTTCCGCAACGTGGAGAGCATCTTTGGATTTGTGGCAACCGGCCATGTTCGAGACTCGACCGAGGATGACCATCGCGCACGCAGCAGTGGCatctgcggcggcaggtgaACACTGTCGCTATCGGGGGGCATCGTGACGGTATCGCGGGCTCAGGGCCTCACCCTGGTCGGCGGGGGGGCGCACTacttggcagcggcggagtCGCAGGCACACCGTACGAGGCAAGGGCAGCCATCATCTTGGGCCACGAGCGGTCCCCACCATCAGGCGTCGAGGAACAACCCAACCCGGTCCCATCAGTTTAGTAGTTACCAGCctccttcttttcttccAATCCATGCATTGcgtcgcgacgacgcagcaaACATTGCCGTGCGCGAGTAGACGAAGCCAGCCCGACCGAGGGAgcatggacggacgggaaTATATTAAGGCGGACAAGCCCTGGGCGCCAGGtgcgcgcggccgctgcgTTTCTGCTTCCTCGTTGCAATTAAGAGTTCCCTGCCCCTCCTGCAGCTGACCGCTCGTCAAAGGTCAGTTGGCCCTCTGCCGCTGAGGTCACAGGTCGTCCTTTGTCCTCCAGTCGTGGCTGTGCGTGCTCCCACCGCTGCACTGAGTGACTCGCGCTGTCTTGTCTGCCACCCCCCAAACCTGGAACCTCCCACCAACCAGGGCGGGGAGTCCGACGTCatcgcccccctcctcgtggcctccttggcttctaccgcctgctgctgcgtgccCTCGGATTCTTCTTTGCACTGCTTGCTTCACCCTAGCACACGATTTCTCCCCCACGCCAAAGGATTCTGCTAGCTTTGGCACCGGCTAAGAGAAGGCGAGCCTTTTGTCCGATCTGCGCATCTATCTCCCGGCTCGAGGTGCAATTTTCGCTTTCTGCAGTGTGCGCTGTATCCGTGCCACACACATTCATACGTTGTAGTCAGGCCTTCTCCTTCGGCATCTTCCTCACCGTTGAGCCGAGGTCACAGTCATGGCTGGCGAGCGCTGGGATCGGGATCGCTTCATGTACGAACGAGAccgcgtcgaggatgacCGGTACTACATGAGAGGCGGACGCAGCCGTGACCACTCCGATGAGAGACACGACCGTCGCCGCTatcacgatgacgacctTGTCCGCGACCGACGATACTATGATGACGAACCGCGCTTTGATCCAAGGCGAGAACGAGCACCGCCCGGCCCCGACTACGACCGCCGGGTTGTGATGGAAAAGGAGCGCGACCGCGAATATTACCGAGAACCCTCTCCCCGGCGACCCGCCTTTCTCCGGCGTCAATCGTCCCTAGACACCTTTGATCGCCGGCCGCTCCGACGCATCTACGAACCTCGTGAAGAATACCCTcccccagctcgccgcgaGGACATTTACCGCGAGGATTATCGTGCGCCTCCTTACACACCTATCCCTCTTCCTAAAACCCGGGCTCTGCCGCCCCCGAGACACTATCGGGACCGCGGCTTCTACGACGATATCAATGTGGTAGACCCCGATCGGtatggcgacgacgagtatCGACCATACCCCGAGCGGGTCCGCGAGCGGGAAATGgtgcgggagcgggagcggagGGATCGCAGTCGCGAGTCTCACTCCACCCGGACTCGAACTCATCGCGGCAGCTCTCGCTCTTCCTCAACAACTAGTCGTTCatccagcagcgccggggGGACCACGGTTCGGAGTGAGTATccgaagaagggcaagaccAAGATTCCAGTAAAGCTCGTGTCCAAGCGTGCTTTGATCGATCTCGGCTACCCATTCGTTGAAGAGGTACGTTTATCACAATCAGGCCACTATCTGCCCACACAACTCACAAGCCTTCCCAGGGGAACACAATTATCGTCCAAAAGGCACTTGGACAAGATAACATTGACGAATTGCTCAAGTTGAGTGAGGAATACAACAAAGGTAGGTGCAAACTCAATCATTACTTTGACCTATGCTGACCCGTGCACTAGCCGAGCTCGAGGTAGCCGCAGCGCGGTCGTCGGCTGGGGCCATTgaggagcgcaaggaggAATTCGTtatcccaccaccacctgttACCGTaccggcgccaccgccgccgcctcctcctcaagTGGTTgttcctccgcctcccccggcTCCCGTGATCGTTGATGCAGCTCCGGCGGCACCCGCGGTTGAGATCATTGACAAGACCAAGACTGTCATCCGCGAGGCCTCTCCCGCCAGAACTGTCACGACTTCTACAAGCTACGATTCCTACccacaccaccatcaccaccaccaccatcacgatGAGCTTATCGTCGGCCCAGTCGTGGAACGTTCTCGGTCTCGGTCTCGTTCCGGGCGGGACATCCGAGCGGAGATTCGTGCTCTCGAGCGAGAACTTGTCCATCGCCCCAGAGCTGACCTTGGCGAGCGCGAAATAATCCGCACCGAGAGGCTGCCTGACGGTCAGCTAGTAGTCTACGAGGAGAAGGTGGAGAGGGAAGTTGCTGGccccaagccgccgcggattgagaaggacaagaaagGTAGGATGTCCATCAGCGTACCAAAATATCGATAAGGTGCGCCCCCGTGTGCAGACATCTATCTGGCTTGTTGGACCGGCCGCTGATTTGGCATCACGCACGCAGGACCACCGCCTCGACTTGTCCGCGCAATGTTGAGTACTCTCACCTAAGTGCTCGTTAGAGAGGATGTATTCGGTTTATGGAGTTCTCGGACGCCTGGTGCGAATAAGTACAGGGACGTATGTTACATATGGCAGCATAGGGTGGCGGATAGGAGCACCGGAGGCACAAATGACACCTTTGTCCACAAAGCCACCGACCGTCAAACATAGGAGGAATCGACCGAGGCATATAAGCTTGTTGAGCGGCAAGGGCATCGGAGCCTCAATATCTGGACACACAACTAGGGTGGAGGATTATTCCATGTCATGTTGCACGGCATAAGTATTATTTTGGAGTAAATTCACGATTAATGACTCGTTTGCTCACTCAAGCCAGGCGCAATGAAGAATGCGAGTGTCCGGAAACCTCCCGGCCTATCAACACGTGCACTACTACCTGATCCATGGGGCCTTGGTGGCTGTGAGAAACATGGCTGCCAAGTCATCAGGCTTTGTAGGGATCAGCCTCGTGCCATGCCCTGGCGAATGTTGGCAACAAGTACAGCATATAGTGCACACTGTTGGCGAATGCCGACTATTACTGCACAAGCTTGTGCACCCACACCGAAGCCAATCAATGGCTGTCTCCCTTCGTCAAGAGGGCACTCCGGATGTGCTGATTATTGCCGCATTCGTGGCTCCATTGATCTTGAAGTTCCTATTTCGTAGTAGTATGGCTCTACTGATTTTCTAGTACCTATTCCGTAGTAGCGATATTGATGTTGTTGGTCGCCTTCCCCGGTCATGGGCCTCAAGCCACTCGGAGAGCAAGCAACGCTGGGCGCCTGACTGCAGCCCGTGACTCGTCACAGGTGCTTACCCAACTTCCTACTTGTAAGTTGGATGTCGGGCAAAGGGATATAGCGTCCCTGACAGGGGTTCATATATACAAAGGAATGCGCATCTCCTCGTTTTCCTGCTCCGCACATTGCACGCAGATACCAGACAACTGCCTCGCCTAAGAGAAAGTGTGCCCTCTTCTACGACACTGGAGTGCCCCGAGTGACTGCAGTATGCTCGTATCAGTTGCGCTTGTGCTTGCAAACTGTCTACTCCAGACAGCGTCCGCAAGGCTCCTGGGTCCGCAAGGCGTGCCTCCTCAGCCGGGACACGTGAGACACGGCGCAATCTCCGTCGAGTCAGATCCCGTACTTGAGATTCGCGACTCGGACGGCTTCATCCCGTTCAAGGCGGGCCAGTACACGACGAAGCGGCAGAATGACACGCTGTGCAAcaccgacggcggccggcaaTCGACCGGCACGGTGGACGTGACCGACCACCGACGCCTCTTCTACTGGTTCCTCGAGAGCAGAGGTGACCCCAAGAAGGACCCGGTCGTTGTGTGGAtcaacggcggcccgggAGAGTCGTCCATGTACGGCGCCCTCACGGAGATGGGCGCCTGCACGCTCGTGCCGGGCACGAACACGACGGAGCCGAACCCGTGGAGCTGGAGCAACAACGCCTCCGTGCTGTTCCTCGAGCAACCCGCCGGCACGGGCCTATCCATGGTCTCAGATGAGGAACACTTGCCGACCGGCGATGAAGATGCGGCTGAGGACTTTCAGACTTTCCTCAACATCTTCTTCACCGAACTGTTCCCTGAGTGGGCGCACCTACCGATCCATTTTGCCGCGGAGTCGTACGGCGGCCATTACGCGCCGACATATGTCAAGCACATTCTCGAGTCGCGACGGCTCGGCAGCAAGAACGCCTTCCGGGGCAACATCACGTCCATGATCATCGTGAATGGCTTGGTCGACctgcccgcgacggcacTGGGCGCATATGAACTGCTCTGCGAAAGCGATCGCGGCAAGGGCATTGTGAATGAGACGGCCTGCGACGCCATGCGCGAGATTTATCCGGAATGTTGGAGGCAGCGTCAGGTCTGCATAGCAACTGACGATCCCATCTTATGCTACGGTGCGGCGACATACTGCCAGAAATGGCAGCCCTTTTACGATCAATCAGGCTATGATCTTTATGACAGTATgtttatttttatttttttttcatATTTTTTTtgtctgcctgcccaccTGCCTGCCACTAGCCCATGGAGGGATGTGTGGCAAACTCGTTACTAACTCCAAGTTTCTCATCAGTCCGCCACAAATGCGCCGACCCTACGTGCGCAGATCCCGTGCAGGGCAACATAACGCAGTACCTTCGTCAGCCAGGCACGCTGTCCGCGCTCGGCCTCCCGCCAAGCTTCATGTTCCTCGACGCGAACTGGGTGCTCGGCGGCAGGTACTGGAGCGCGGGGTACTCTGAAGGCTACTCGTATTACCGCTCCATGCTCGCGGACATTgcgcgcgtgctcgacgacgacgcccacaagacgcagcaggccgacgacgccatcagGCTGTTGGtgctcaacggcaacgacgacttCGTCTGCAACACGCCCGGCAACAAGATGGCGTACGACGAGGTGCGGTGGAGCGGCCAGGCGGAGtaccgggcggcgcggtgggcgCCTCTCCCTGCGCACTTCAAGGGCACGGGGGAGTGGAAGGGCACGAGGGACGGGAGGCTGGTGTTTGTCGGGATTGATGAGTCGGGCCATGAGGTGCCGCGCTTTCAACGCGAGGCCAGCTACAATATCTTGATGAGCTGGATGTCGGGGTGGCGTGAGTGagccgcccccccttttgAGCCGAGTCTCCGGCAGCCTTTTGCCTCAAAACGCAAAGAGATGGCCTGCTGGCCACGGCAAGTTCGGTCAGTGCCTTTGGGGGGTCATTCATGATCACATGCGAAGCCGAAGGATGGGTAAAAGAGTCGTACAAAGGGAAAGAGCTCGGCAGACTGGTAGAGTTATGACTTTAGGTGCGGCATCACATCCAATAAACGGTTCATCTGTCGCATGTTATCGTCAGAGATGCTGTGTCGTCGGATCTGTTCCGGCGACAAAGGGTAAAATTACTACGGTATTCTTGGGCAGGTCAATGTCAGTCGGACGTGGCGTGGAGAAGGCGTCGGGTGGATTCCGGGGTCCCCGCGGAGTggtgggaagggggggggttctTTGACGAGGCGGCTGGTGTGCGAAAATGGCTTAacgcgaggccgaggctcGTATGGACAGTGGGGTTTTCGCCTCTCCCAGTTGAAGCTTTTCAATTATATAGCGTCCTCAAGGCgctggaggacgacgacgtctcaCGTTTGCGACAGCGGACATCGTTGGTCTCTcgcacgacgacacggccccGTGCGAGCCGCCGTTCACATCGTCAAAGTCGCCTCAAGCCAACAACAGCCTCGGCTTACATCGACATAGTTTGCGTCACCCTCGGCCAACACCACAACACCATGGATCAAGTGGCGACCCTATGGAAGCACACGGTGGCGTCGTACAACCCGTACGCCATCGACGTTGTCGGTAACCTCGTCATCCAGGTTATCTTCTGGTGGATCCCCTGCATCGTCTTCGTTTCGCTCGACAGCATCGCGCCGGCCTTCTCCGAGCGACACAAGATCCAGCCAGCGCCAAAGcagcccacggccgccgagatatggcacgccgtcggcgtgtcGACCCGAAACCAGATCCTCATCACCGCCAtccacctcgccctcacctATGCTTCGTACGCGCAGGGCCACCCGCCCGCGgtgcgcgtcgaggccgcaCTGCCCTCGCTgagcgagctggcgcgcgaCTTCGTCATCTGCGTCGTCATGCGCGAGGCCATGTTCTACTACTCGCACCGGCTCTTCCACGTGCGTTACTTCTACAAGCGCATTCACAAGATACACCACAAGTTCACCGCGCCAGTGGCCTTCTCGTCGCAGTACGCGCACCCGGTCGAGCACATTGTGGCCAACACGCTGCCGATtgccttgccgccgctgctgctgcggacgCACATCTTGACCATGTGGGTGTTTCTCGCGTGGCAGCTggtcgagacggcgacggtgcaCAGCGGCTACGacttcttcggcggcgcggcgcgcaagCATGACAGGCATCACGAGAGGTTCGACGTCTACTTTGGGGGCATTGGCGTGCTGGACTGGTTTCACGGGACCGATGAGAGGCTGAGGTTGAAGGGGAGCAAGACAGAGTAAGGGGCTGCGATGAGTGTGATGCACATGATGCGACTACAGCGGGGTCTCGAAAAAGAGCGTGTTGAAGGTCTAGCTATGACCAGCGGCGCTGGCATCATTGGAAAATTTGGATCGGGGTATCGTGTGTTGTATAAGCGCCATTTCTTTAACGAATTTGCTTCTTGTTTTTTTCTTGCCTTTTTTTGCCTGAGCCAAAGTTCCTTTCTGCGGTCGCGGCGAAATTGAAATAGCAATACCCTATCGGCTTTGCTTTCTGTTTCCAACATGATCGACTCCCTTTATCTTCCATTTCGTTTAGTTCGTTTTCTTCTGTGTCACGGCGCGTTGTCCCTGGGCCGTATATCGCACGAAAGCGaaggcgaggagcgcgccaaCGGAAATAAGAACAATGTTTCCTATAAGCCCTCGGTCAGTATCTTTTTCGGTCGAGACAACGGCCTGCTACGTGCAGGAGCTTACCGGCCAGAAActtgcccacgccgccagcaatgtccaccgcgccgccgaggacgtcgcccaCCAACTTGAAGATGCCTGTGACGAAGCCAACAACAGCGCCAACGACGCTGTTGACAATGGCGTAGGCGGCGCCGAAAACGGAAGAAAGCAACTCATAGAAGGAGTTGAAGAGGTCGGAAACtgcggtggtgatggccaTATTGGTTGTAATCTTATTTGTATATTCGGTCTGCTTTGTGTAGCGGCGTCAAAGTACTTTGTAACGTTAGTGTTGTGAAGAAGGACGGGGGGAGGCAACGTCTGGTAGCTGTTTAACCAACACCGGAACTAGATGTATGCGTTTTATGTATAACGTTCAACCGTCGCGTTTTTGTAATGCGCATGATTCCTTGCTTTATTCCCCCAGGCGGTGGCGTTTTTCTTGCTGCTcacacgcgccgccgacaac
This sequence is a window from Purpureocillium takamizusanense chromosome 8, complete sequence. Protein-coding genes within it:
- a CDS encoding uncharacterized protein (MEROPS:MER0003541~EggNog:ENOG503NVP7~COG:E~COG:O~SECRETED:SignalP(1-19~SECRETED:cutsite=ASA-RL~SECRETED:prob=0.8090)) codes for the protein MLVSVALVLANCLLQTASARLLGPQGVPPQPGHVRHGAISVESDPVLEIRDSDGFIPFKAGQYTTKRQNDTLCNTDGGRQSTGTVDVTDHRRLFYWFLESRGDPKKDPVVVWINGGPGESSMYGALTEMGACTLVPGTNTTEPNPWSWSNNASVLFLEQPAGTGLSMVSDEEHLPTGDEDAAEDFQTFLNIFFTELFPEWAHLPIHFAAESYGGHYAPTYVKHILESRRLGSKNAFRGNITSMIIVNGLVDLPATALGAYELLCESDRGKGIVNETACDAMREIYPECWRQRQVCIATDDPILCYGAATYCQKWQPFYDQSGYDLYDIRHKCADPTCADPVQGNITQYLRQPGTLSALGLPPSFMFLDANWVLGGRYWSAGYSEGYSYYRSMLADIARVLDDDAHKTQQADDAIRLLVLNGNDDFVCNTPGNKMAYDEVRWSGQAEYRAARWAPLPAHFKGTGEWKGTRDGRLVFVGIDESGHEVPRFQREASYNILMSWMSGWRE
- a CDS encoding uncharacterized protein (EggNog:ENOG503P13N), which gives rise to MAGERWDRDRFMYERDRVEDDRYYMRGGRSRDHSDERHDRRRYHDDDLVRDRRYYDDEPRFDPRRERAPPGPDYDRRVVMEKERDREYYREPSPRRPAFLRRQSSLDTFDRRPLRRIYEPREEYPPPARREDIYREDYRAPPYTPIPLPKTRALPPPRHYRDRGFYDDINVVDPDRYGDDEYRPYPERVREREMVRERERRDRSRESHSTRTRTHRGSSRSSSTTSRSSSSAGGTTVRSEYPKKGKTKIPVKLVSKRALIDLGYPFVEEGNTIIVQKALGQDNIDELLKLSEEYNKAELEVAAARSSAGAIEERKEEFVIPPPPVTVPAPPPPPPPQVVVPPPPPAPVIVDAAPAAPAVEIIDKTKTVIREASPARTVTTSTSYDSYPHHHHHHHHHDELIVGPVVERSRSRSRSGRDIRAEIRALERELVHRPRADLGEREIIRTERLPDGQLVVYEEKVEREVAGPKPPRIEKDKKGPPPRLVRAMLSTLT
- a CDS encoding uncharacterized protein (COG:S~EggNog:ENOG503PAGX~TransMembrane:7 (o20-39i60-80o100-124i136-157o177-200i212-231o251-279i)) — translated: MASSEKSPLPGLPGFDPDNLQPWTVQVVASVTTLAVVAVSLRILSRKLKHQPLWLDDGMIVFSLCWNIVVVGFIFAMYSAGMGIHADKVEPGSIVMMAKWLVVAEVLYAWNLGWTKTALLLMYYRIFHLPYFKRMAWIVGAFVWAWVLCITFLFIFICVPVQKLWYQDIPGHCINQVGTWIANAASTILTDLIILLMPLPQIWSLQLRKTEKIGLTLAFCLGFFVVFASAYRTSVLFTYTNTDPTYTLAPTVGWTAIEMSAGIVSACLPTLLPIVLLFLRWCGFKRDPSAIQVDGDMPLTFGGSGSKDSQGSKGGRGKCSCGMDSALRTQNDARGGDTSFYRLPDDTESDSIVSGRVRADGEVPTTYLDSRLRPDVRGHEHTTRSFTSGGHGNTKNNIPMHSIRVDTDFQQSTYKH
- a CDS encoding uncharacterized protein (EggNog:ENOG503P13N) yields the protein MAGERWDRDRFMYERDRVEDDRYYMRGGRSRDHSDERHDRRRYHDDDLVRDRRYYDDEPRFDPRRERAPPGPDYDRRVVMEKERDREYYREPSPRRPAFLRRQSSLDTFDRRPLRRIYEPREEYPPPARREDIYREDYRAPPYTPIPLPKTRALPPPRHYRDRGFYDDINVVDPDRYGDDEYRPYPERVREREMVRERERRDRSRESHSTRTRTHRGSSRSSSTTSRSSSSAGGTTVRSEYPKKGKTKIPVKLVSKRALIDLGYPFVEEGNTIIVQKALGQDNIDELLKLSEEYNKAELEVAAARSSAGAIEERKEEFVIPPPPVTVPAPPPPPPPQVVVPPPPPAPVIVDAAPAAPAVEIIDKTKTVIREASPARTVTTSTSYDSYPHHHHHHHHHDELIVGPVVERSRSRSRSGRDIRAEIRALERELVHRPRADLGEREIIRTERLPDGQLVVYEEKVEREVAGPKPPRIEKDKKGRMSISVPKYR
- a CDS encoding 4-alpha-methylsterol monooxygenase (TransMembrane:1 (o26-47i)~EggNog:ENOG503P1B8~COG:I); translated protein: MDQVATLWKHTVASYNPYAIDVVGNLVIQVIFWWIPCIVFVSLDSIAPAFSERHKIQPAPKQPTAAEIWHAVGVSTRNQILITAIHLALTYASYAQGHPPAVRVEAALPSLSELARDFVICVVMREAMFYYSHRLFHVRYFYKRIHKIHHKFTAPVAFSSQYAHPVEHIVANTLPIALPPLLLRTHILTMWVFLAWQLVETATVHSGYDFFGGAARKHDRHHERFDVYFGGIGVLDWFHGTDERLRLKGSKTE
- a CDS encoding Microsomal epoxide hydrolase (COG:S~EggNog:ENOG503NZ30), giving the protein MAATTTVKVPHLGGIAAGYRVSGEGINPAKPTVVLINSMCTTSSLFNVQFENKALTDVANLLAIEPLGHGATSSPSEQFTYWDTATMALQVMDALNVPKAFALGTSQGGWMVVRMALLAPDRILGLLPLGSSMDYESAASREKGCWDPKTQLSPFYEAWSSPVPTPDFVVDEVWRGMVAKLGFSSTVTAETLSFWDETLKAVYSGDEGRKKLRMALINLLERDGLLLRLRDIKCPVYWLHGVEDPVFGRQAVEEHIKLFTNAPEATLDFVEGGGHYLNATSPAEVDAAILKMVRKYAP
- a CDS encoding uncharacterized protein (EggNog:ENOG503P9K1~TransMembrane:2 (i21-44o64-87i)), translated to MAITTAVSDLFNSFYELLSSVFGAAYAIVNSVVGAVVGFVTGIFKLVGDVLGGAVDIAGGVGKFLAGNIVLISVGALLAFAFVRYTAQGQRAVTQKKTN